The following coding sequences lie in one Leucobacter allii genomic window:
- a CDS encoding SURF1 family cytochrome oxidase biogenesis protein yields MPAEAVDRPTKPEYLGDPTLGQIMRRPQWLLALLFALAVAAGFAWLGQWQLGSAIRTSAVEAVDTETPRALAEVSTTAQGVTEAGAAVVVRLDGAFVAGDTRVVAPRDNQGERGAWVVGHLVTEGPDAEAGAHLAVAIGWAPSTVLAEDAIAELEADPAFAEPRSIEGRYMPPEGPQIPDGDEDPQVMRTMMPAFLANSWSEVDAPVYSGYLVLHADGAPAGASALAAIDSVPALPPEQVNWLNVFYAIEWVVFAGFAVFFWFRLTRDAWEREHELQLLEAEAAAATDPDPDPAPDART; encoded by the coding sequence ATGCCCGCGGAGGCGGTCGATCGACCGACGAAACCGGAGTACCTCGGGGATCCGACCCTCGGGCAGATCATGCGGCGGCCGCAGTGGCTGCTCGCGCTGCTCTTCGCCCTCGCCGTGGCCGCCGGGTTCGCCTGGCTCGGGCAGTGGCAGCTCGGCAGCGCGATCCGCACGAGCGCCGTCGAGGCGGTCGACACGGAGACGCCCCGCGCGCTCGCCGAGGTGTCCACGACCGCGCAGGGCGTGACGGAGGCCGGCGCGGCGGTCGTCGTGCGCCTCGATGGCGCCTTCGTCGCCGGGGACACGCGCGTCGTCGCGCCCCGCGACAACCAGGGGGAGCGCGGGGCCTGGGTCGTCGGCCACCTCGTCACCGAGGGCCCGGACGCCGAGGCCGGTGCGCATCTCGCGGTCGCGATCGGCTGGGCGCCGAGCACGGTGCTCGCCGAGGACGCGATCGCCGAGCTCGAGGCGGATCCCGCCTTCGCGGAGCCCCGCAGCATCGAGGGACGCTACATGCCGCCCGAGGGGCCCCAGATCCCGGACGGCGACGAGGATCCGCAGGTGATGCGCACGATGATGCCCGCGTTCCTCGCGAACTCCTGGAGCGAGGTCGACGCCCCCGTCTACTCGGGCTATCTCGTGCTCCACGCGGACGGCGCCCCCGCCGGGGCGAGCGCGCTCGCAGCGATCGACTCCGTGCCGGCGCTGCCGCCCGAGCAGGTCAACTGGCTGAACGTCTTCTACGCGATCGAGTGGGTGGTCTTCGCCGGCTTCGCGGTCTTCTTCTGGTTCCGGCTGACCCGCGACGCGTGGGAGCGGGAGCACGAGCTGCAGCTCCTCGAGGCCGAGGCCGCCGCGGCGACCGATCCCGACCCCGATCCCGCGCCGGATGCGCGGACGTAG